Part of the Branchiostoma floridae strain S238N-H82 chromosome 11, Bfl_VNyyK, whole genome shotgun sequence genome, ATTAATCCATTAAAAATAAGGCATCTGACTTCTCAGTTATTCAAGAGGATAATTTATTCTATTTATAGACTCTAAAGCTTAAAAATGTTTGGTTTCTGAAAAACTATCACTTTCACAGCTTTCAGGCTTCTTGCATCTGGTAGCTAGGGAAGACAGGGAatgtctgtgtacatgtatgtcttgctCAAACCTTTTAACAGCCTTTTCCACTGTTGGTGTTAAGACTTGCTTGAGCCTTGAATACAAGGGGGAGTTAAGATTGATGAGTTCAGGCATTGATGTCCTTCTTGCTTCGTGCATCACTGTTCTTTCGAGGATACAACAGGTAACACAGCTTTCATTAGGTAGGAGAATACTTGTAGGGTATGGTGATGTAGTGTTTCAGGATCCCCATTGTGGATCACAAGGTtgtgggttcaaatcccagccTAGCCATCAGAGTTCTGCACCCTTGTAGCAGAACCACATTGAGGCACATCAACCACCACTATCATCACAACCTCCACTTAACAGAGACAGGTATGCAGCAGTATGTACTTCACGGAACATCGAGTGCCTGTAAGGTCTCCTGTACCAAGTGAGAGGTGGCTCGATTCTGCAGAGAATCTGGTGAGTGcatattttgtgttggaacaagaTTTAGAGTTGATCTCCAAGAAAATGCTGAAACTATGAAAGGCAAAATCAATTACAATGTAATGcaagaaacataacatttttcttttggGTGGGTGGGGGTTGGGGAGGTTCACTTAAGTATGGTAGGTGGCTTACCCAAAATTCGGTCCCGAAGTGATGCACATGTAAGTTTTCTTTGCACCTCACAATTTTTAAAACAACTAATTAAGTAACTTGCAATCCTTATCACACCATGACACTGAATAATACATTTATACTTTAAGATATATTTCAACAGAAAATTATCTAGGAAAGCGCCTCTCTTAAAATTTTGACTTCTGACATTACTTTACAACGTTTTCTGTAACACTAGTATTTGTGTTAGAACCTTTAACATCCAGGACACAACATTGCATCTGATGATAGCTCCTTAGCAACCAcatcatgtcatttttgtttacacccatgcatgcacacacatggAGCTTATAAGATGGGCTGCTAACATGGGAATGCATGCGTATGTTTCCTATTCATTTCTGATGACAACACGAAGTCTTTTTGTTGAGATGCCATGCCGGCCACGCTTGCAAGAGTTGCACAACAAGTTGTAAGTTCTATTCATGTAGTTGACTCATGCCGAAGCCACTTGCGTAGCAGTGTTGGGGATTTAACCCAATTATCAACTCGACCAATGACGTCGCGAGTTTGCGACCATGTGATGAAAATCAGCAACTCCTATTGGTGAGTATCAGATAGATTACCTGCCACGCCCCCATAGTCGTAGCTATATCACTTCCTTGTTGGGCGTGTGGGACGGAGCTGTGTTGCTGCGACGCTGCAGGTTTGAACAAGTTATATTACTCTCCTTGCCACGTTTCTGCGGTAGATTTTACAGTAGCATTGTCATAAGGTATCCAAGACCATTGCTCGGGATAGGGCATGGATCTAGCTTGCAGCGCTTTGTGGCAAACGTCCATCTATGTACCCGCCTTGTTCGACCATTTTGTAGCTTTTCAAAAGAGGAACAAACTGGTTCTGGTAGACATTCATTAGACATTCCGGTATTCTGTATGCGAACGGTTCCTGTTTCGTGTCATTCTAACACTAACCTCCGCTGATGCCTGTAAATGCCATGTCATAAGTATAGAGACCCTTCTTATGACTTTGTTGTGTTGTATAAACTAAGGATACCCTCAAGAAAATTGCAAGTGATTGCATGGAACCTGCTAGTGTTTAATAGTTCAAGAAGAACATAACACAACTTATTTCTTGACGGGAATCGGTAATTTTATTATCCTAAAAGTGAACAAATTGTCAGATCTTCAATGACCCATCTATTCTTGCAGAACTGTTATATTAAATCATGTGGCAGATCAGCATGGCTTAGTAGTTAGTAATCTTATCATAAAGCTCGATGACGTCAGTGTGACGTCAAATGTTTTTCACCCCAGACTATTTGCTTTGAGAGATTTTTAAGGGTGTTGCATATGTTGATGCAATAGCTGTTTCACCTTGTGAACCTTGTGAAAATTccattaaaaatgtttttaaaaagcccCAGAGCATAAGACAAAAAATGAGGTTATCTAATTctaaggaggttataacctctGTGGATTTTAATCCAAAGGAAGATCTTTTTAGGGATTTCTAGGAtggatatataataataaatgattgaatgaaaatacAACTGGGAATGCAAAGCATCAGATGTTGAGAAAATCATCAAATGTTTTCTGTAGCCATACTAATGTACTTAGAACTTTGTCTGTCAAGATCCACTCAGCTCACAAAGGTCACAGACTGACATTAAGAACTGTTCGGTCATTGACGTGCTACTGTTCATATGCAAATTATCCCCCTACATATGCCTAAAGGCTAGGGGCAATGTTTTGGTCATAACTTCACATTTATGGGGATAGCCTCATTGTCTTAAGTATGGAATATTAAAAACAGCAGATATGAATATCTCATGACCAGAGAAGGAAAGACAGATATGAATGAAATAGAATAAGCAGAAGCTTTGTGAATCAATATAATCTGTGCAATCATTATCCCTATGTCAATCTATTGATTCATACATTTGGTACAATTTTTAAGGATAAGCAATGATGCACTCCTAACTACACATGTAGTCTACTCTAGAAAATTTTGAATATTCCTAATATTATTTTCCTACAACCATCAGCTAGTTAAGTTTGAAGGAACTGGGAACatggggaggtaaaaaaaaggtaATGTTTGCCCtacctgtacaatgtatgacaaacaggtgatatttgttatttgtaaAGACCAACCCCGCCCACGCACACCTTTGTGTAAAGACCCCTGGTCACAGATCCTGATTGTATTCAGACACAAAGGTACGGCTTTGTGCATGCCATTCCAGGTCTCTGTAGTGTGCAGTAACTGGGGAAGAATTAGGTTGGTCAAGCATCAttggatatagattcaggccagTTGGTACAAGGCTACCTTGGTAGGGCAGGGTTACATGTGCTAGCCTCAGATCCAGCCATATTAGCATAATTATCCTCTCCCAACTGTCAGTTGAGGAGCAGCCACACTCATAAGGCCGGATTTCAGGCTATATCAGGTGCAGCTTTGGGGtgtatgataaaatgatatttgtttaCATCTTGAGGTAAACTTTCTGGTATGAAACAGGTAATACCATGCAAACTAAGGTAAACCCATGGttactgttgtgttgtgtagtATTATCTCCAGTCACTACCTTCTTTTCGAAAGCATAATTATGACAGATGTGTATAATGACAAATGTAATTTGTGTATACAATGAGATATGATGTATGTTGATGATATTTGGGGACAGAACATACATGGTAAACTACAAGCATAATCATATTTCTCCCAGGATGGAATTCACAGTTTGTTTAAATTTGTCGCATCACATTATCTGATATGTCAAAACTCTTTTTATTCCCAGTATCATAATCTGGACAACGATCAGCAACAATGACGGAGAGAAAGCAGGGTCGGTTTTCAGGAGGGAACTCGGAGGAGTCCATCTTCCGCATCCCTCCATTCTACTACATGCACGTACTGGACCAGAACCTCAACGTCACCAGGACCGAGGTTGGGCCCAAGACATACATCCGACAGGACAATGAGAAGTATGAACATTCACAGTACAATTAACATTAACCCTAAAGGCATCGAGTAAGCATGTATCAGCCCACACCCACTTTTGACATTCATTTGCGTCATCAATACGTTgagaactacattttgtacacaagctGTATTAATTCTTGACTACAAAAGTGTAAAGCTAAATGACAATTCTTCGTATCCAGATCAATGataaaaaacataacattttgaagtAAAAGGTCCATGTTTCTAAAGAATTGCATGAATTTGTATACTGAATAATTTATTGTGTAATAACATTACATTGTTCTGCAGTCAATACCATTTTGGAAATGGGGTTTGATGAATAACATTTTTGAACTGGGAAACCTTGAGAAAACTTTGTTAATAAAGGTTTTTGTTCCATGATGCCCCATGTTGGCATGGCATAGGCTGGGTACAATATCATGTTCCTTTTTGGGAATTGTGCCAAATTGTAAGGGGTAACTCTTAGTGTGTAGCCTAGGAATATGATACTAAATgtgttatgaaaaaaaagggTGATTTTGTATTAAAATCCCTTATACACAATACCACCTATTTTCTTCATAATAAAAACCTGACGTTGTGTATGTATATGCTTTTTGCTCAAATTTAGTCAtttaacattatacattatcaataagaagataagaaaatgttgaaaatatctTACCAACTGACATTATTGTGAGCTGaaatatgtttgtttattttgctgtCTCCAGAGTTGTGCTTCCTCCAGAGAAGATGATCACGGTGCCGCCGCGTCACTACTGCGTGGTGGAGAACCCCGTGGTGCGTGGCGAGGACGGCGCGCCCGTGTACGACACCAGCGGACAGGTGAAGCTGGTCCACGCAGACCTGGAGATCCGCCTGGCACAGGACCCCTTCCCACTCTTCCCTGGAGAAACACTCAAACAGGTGGGTTTATACTATATGGCACAGGACCCCTTCCCACTCTTCCCTGGAGAAACACTCAAACAGGTGGGTTTATACTATATGGCACAGGACCCCTTCTTACTCTTCCCTGGAGAAACACTCAAACAGGTGGGTTTAGAGGAAGGAATCATGAAGGAAAGcagatgtacatgttttgtacaacCACAAACTACTGTATCTATTTCACCCTTCTCTTAGTCCTAAGCATAGCAATGCATTAAGCCATAGAATGCCCTGTACATTTTAAAAGTACCTAAGCACATTGGTTCTGACTAGAATTGTCCAACCAGAAGTTCTAAAGGAAGCCAGGACCAACTATTTTCTACCTGAGTCAATATGTATAATCAAAGGTATCATGAGGAACTATAAATTTGACACCCCTTTAATTTGACACTTTTGAGTACCTGGTGCCACTTAAAATCCAGCAGGGCAATGCTAAAATCTGTTAATTGCATAATTTCTGAGATGGGCAAAGTACCGATGGGCAAAGGACAACATCATTGTAATGTGATGTAGAATCACCCTTTGTCCCCTTCCCAAAGGTTGTTGTGCAAAAGATCAGAGATGGCCCGGTGAACTTCAGGTTAAAGGTTACCAGACAAAGATGATAAAATTGAACAACAATACTTGTGATGCATTGACTTACAGAAATGTAATGCAATGAAACTTTGGACCATTGGAATAATCTACTATAATCATTTACAGGTGACTAATGTCATATATGAAAACTTTTATGTCTGCAGTTCAGTATACagtaatatcaatcatttttatacatttttttagacTCGTTAAAAAAAGAGAACACATTTTTACACTGgtgaatacaaatacatgttgtatactTTCTCCCAGCTGTCTATCCCCATTACCTACAAACTCTGTTCCAAAAGGCTCCCAGGGCAGGGAAAACATTGACAGATACATTTTGTTCATGATTGCTCCCCCTTCCAGAATGTGACGGCCCTGAAAGTTGTCTCTGCGGACACTGCCCTGAGGCTGCGGGCAGTGCTGGACCTGGAAGACCAGACTGGACAGAAGAGAGTGGCAGGAGATGAGTGGCTCTTTGAAGGACCAGGTAAGATATGCATTATGCAATAGACAGTGGCAGCAAACAGTTGAATCATTAGAAATGCTACCTTAAGAGCACTCACAAATTCTAGAAGATTTACTAAATACTTGTTGGGTATACTTTCAAACTGTGTCACAAATTCCTGCATGTAATTCAAAGATTGAGAATTGGCCTTGTTTTAATGTCCCTTACCATTGATTTCTTCTCATGTCACCACGTCTTATGATGGATCTCTTCCTTTCCAATAGGCACTTACATTCCAAGGAAGGAGGTTGTAGTGGATGAGACAGTCCGTGCGACCGTGATTCTGCCTAACCAGGCCATCAAGCTGAGGGCTCGCAAGGAGACAGAAGACCGTGATGGCAACCACAGGGTCACAGGTGACATTACAAACTCTAACTCAGATTGTTTTAACATCTCAAGACATATTGAAATCATCTCAAGATTTTGcacaaaatttcaagttgtttagaaATAAATTCTATCATTAACGAAGCACAAAGACATCTGCAAGGATCATGATAACATGGACGGCTGTGAGGAAATATCAGATTCATATTACCGGTAAGCATATGGCTTAACAAAGTCTTTGATGCAAAAGGTTGAAGCATTAGTTCAAGAGACACAATATGAGTTTAAGATGACTGATGTTTTTACTGAAGCCTGCTGATGATAGTTCATACTATAGTTTTCCTTTTTGTCCCCGCAGGTGAGGAGTGGGTGGTGAAGAAGGTGGGAGCTTATCTGCCTGGTGCATATGAGGAGGTGGTTGATGTTGTGAACGCCTACGTCCTGAcagaaaaggtatcttggaaACAGATTGTCTTCAAACTATACTTTTACTATGTTAAGAATCGTATtcgatattttgtatgtacatacaatcagttaatcttcatatgttagaatttagattatttacctgttCTCAATCACTTAAtgtatttgactttgttcaCCTGCAGTTAgacccatgggcatgaatttgcaataaactttcattaaaGATTTGGAGTGTAATGTCAAATAAAAAcagaattgtgaaaaaaaatgtgacgTATGTAAGCCAATTGGTATCAGTCATTTCAATCTTGTAGCTGCAGAATTTTTGTCAGAGAATTTGTTGCTGGTTTACTTCTTTCACTCAACTACTATCACTGCTGACCATGAGTTTTCTAAATGTGTTTTACAGAAAGCCCTGCACATGAGAGCACTGCGGACCTTCAAGGACTTCAAGAACCAGACCAGAAAGAGTGGTGAGGAGTGGCTCATCACCATGCAGGACACCGAGACTCACATCCCTGATGTTTATGAGGAGGTAGGAGGGTCGAACACATTTAGCCATTGGAACTGTAGTTATGATGCATGTTTGACAAATAACATTACAAGCCATACAAATATCAACGCAAATGTGGGCTGCCTAATGCCATAACCAATACAACTGCAAAAGGCTGCCTTTCGTTGGCAAGCAAAATGTGGAAACGACCTTCAGTTAGACAGTATCTAGgacataaaatgtaaaaaatagaaaatatgaaaatcaAGCTGATGAGTCTAGATTCAGTGTCCATGTTTGTTTCACAGGTTGTTGGAGTGATTAACATCACAACCCTGAGCAACCGCGAATACGCCGTGATCGTGGACCCTGTAGGGGAGGATGGGAAACCCCAGTTGGGTCAGCGGAAGCTTGTTAAGGTCAGTCTCTATATTGTACACGTCTTTTCCGATAGTGAAAGAATTCCTCCTTATGTTACGAAGGTTTGACTAGCTGTGAGCTagtttgcatgtttgtgtctgagaaaaagttaaaagcatTTCCCTTATCTACATCATCAAACAATGTCAACTATCTTTCATCAAAACACTATATCAAACATTAAGCGTTTGGTGACAAATTCATAATGTGTTGAATTGTTTTTCTTCATTAGGATTAAGAAAACCCCAAGGAAAAGCTATATGTCATCAACCAagatgtttttgtatgtttcaggGGGAGAAGTCGTTCTTCCTGCAGCCAGGAGAGACCCTTGAGGACGGGATCCAGCCCATGTACATCTTGGAAGAGGACGAGGGTCTCATCCTTAAGGCTAATGAAGCCTTTAAGGACATGGATGCTGTAAGAACAAATTTGTTGTATATGACTAATTTCAAAAAGTGATTTCAAGTTTTATCAGGTGCAATATCAGGATTTCACCTCAGCGACAGGTGTTTTTCTGTGAGGTATTTCATAGCAAGTCTGTTTTACTCAGAATGACGATGAAGAAGCTGAAGAAGTGTCGTCCGAACCTGGCGCCAAGAAAACACTGGTGACTACAGCAGCTGAATCTGTAGCTTGGCTTGAGTTTGCGGTGTAATGGCATGGAAAAAACTCATAGTACTTGACTGGATTAGTAATGGCAAATCATGTAACTCTGTTTTGATTGCTTCCAGTGTCCTTTGGGATCATCAAATGGTGCTATAATTCAATCCTGTTTGCCTGGTGTTcttcaatttattttttttacacttacAGTCAAACTTTTATGCTTCATTGATTTGCCATGTTCTGCCATGTGTTTGGTGTCAAGTGATGATAAGAATTGTACAATCTCTGATTCTTTTAGTCTATCAAAACTGACAAGAATATTATAATGCCTGTAGATTGCTGTGGACTTACATTATCTGTTTAAGGTTTGTTAGTGAAAAATTGCTGTGAATCAGCTAACGTATAATCACTAACAGTGCACATTTTACCCAAGCCATTTTGATAGTGCAATGGCATGCCAATCACTGCTTGTGATTCCTGCAGCCTCCAACGTTGCACTTCTACTGCTTTTTCCATACTACTTTTGACATGCTGTTATCCATAAATAgaaatctatcattttgacCAGAGAGTGAAATTTTCTTTGCAGCAGAAGGACGGAGTAGAGCGCAAACCTGGTGACCGCTGGATGATTCGCGGCCCCAAGGAGTACGTTCCCCCTGTGGAGGTTACCGTGGTGATGAAGAGGAAGGCCATTCCATTGGATGAGAACGAGGGAATCTACATCAGGAATATCAAAACTGGCAAGGTGAAAAATTTTTGCATTCGAGTAGTTGCTCTAAAGTTTTGACTGTGCTGTCCATTGTGCTGATAAGGAATCAACTAGTGGtgtaattttacatttttaatgccattatttcaattcaatttcacTGCCACTATTAATGTGGACATTTTCAAATTTCTAGATGATACTAAAACTGTCTACCAACAGTAAAAAGCTGAATGTAGAGTATGTGCTGGAAAGAAGCTGCCATATAGAGGTGCTGCAGGGCAACTGTATTGATTGTTTTGCTTGCCTGAAGCATGAcgtatgacctttgaccttgcaGGTCCGTGCGGTGTGCGGACAGACCTACATGTTGGACCAGGACGAGGAGAGTTGGGCTAAACAGCTGCCACCAGCAGTGGAGTCTCTCCTCACACAGAACTTGGTGGGTACATACTAAAATTCTGCAAAGTGAAATAGTCAAACTTGAAAAGAATATTGCAGAAGAAACTGGATGACAATATCAGGAACCCAGGTGTGACATGTTCTCAAATGGCTTGTGCAGAGAAAGCCAGTTTTGCATGCATGTAGTTGGTATGACAAGCGGTTCAACATGCCAATTGTGTGCGACTGGGCAGTGCTCATTCTTAGGAACAGCTAAAGTACAAGATATAGATGGGGAAACAAAGGAATGAATCTTAATGGCAATTCATCAGGTCACTTCAAATCAGCTAAGTCAAGATGATGAAAGTTGAAATTTTCTTTCCGACATATGTGTAGGTGAAGTACACTTATCAAAATTCTAAGTGATGCACTTTACTGTCATTGATCATATTgtctaccaacacaggtgagCTAATTCATTCTAATACCAGTGAAATCTATTCCTTTGTTACCCCACTATATAGGTGCTAGACTCAGGCAGGCCTGCATTCGGGTCTATGATGAACATATGCCCTGATCTAGGGGAAATTCAACAGgaagttcaagttcaaaaaCAGCAGAGGTCTCAGCCTCGTTTCCGACCTGCTGAAGTTGGCATGGCTGTGCAGGCCTACTCTAATGTTGGGATTGTAAGTTTTATGGTAGAGTGTAACATGCATGGGTGCAACTTAGAAATTACTGTGGCCTTTTTTAACTGCTCTCAATATCATCTCTGTTTAAGTGTTTCCAAAATGACGAGATGTATGTGTGCAAAAAAACACATGCTTTTTTCTTCTTGCTACACACATGCTACCTAAGGTTTAATCTTGCAATAGCCGGAGTATAGCTATAGATAAAGCTGCACAGCACTAGTTTTTGCTGTACTACCAGTATGATTAATGTGGGGAGTACAGCAGACATCTATCTGCTAAGCAATCTACCATTAAGGGGATTGTAGAAACATTTAGTTGCAAGGTTTTGCTGTTCTTGTAGAGCACAAACCTCTGTGATTTATGTTAGACTCTGAACTGTTCTGATTTTCACCCCTTTTCCTATTCAGGATCCACTTGCGGATCGAAGCGACCGTGGGCCCCGCCCTCGTCCGGATCAGCCACGCGACAAAACCAAGGTGGTGACCTTCCGCGTGCCTCACAATGCTGCTGTCCAGATCTACGACTACAAGGAGAAGAAAGCAAGGTATGTGATATCCTTTCATTGCTTGTTAATGAAGCACTGAGCCACACACATAAGCTTGTGGACATTTGTACAAACTTAGTATGCATGAAATAACATTATATGTTAGATCATTATAGCTAAATATTAACCCCTGACACTCCTCCCAACTCCACCTTCACAAAAAGCAGCCCTGACAGCCAAATGGAGCACTATCGAGtttaaataaaggcacaaacaaataaGATATATCAGATGGACAGATATGAATGCCATATAGTATTTTCCATTTACAGTTATAGTTGATATTCCTCAAAAGTAGTCGTGCCTGATATCAAAGTGCTAAATCTCTGGATACCTCACTGACCATGGATTGCGGACTATATTCCAGGGTTATATTTGGTCCTGAACTGGTGCTGCTGGGTCCTGATGAACAGTTCACCCAGCTCAGTCTGTCTGGAGGGAAGCCCAAGCGACCCAACGTCATCAAGTCCCTGTGCCTGCTCCTGGGGCCTGACTTCTGCACTGACATCATCACCATAGAAACGGCTGACCACGCCCGCCTACAGCTGCAGATGAGCTACAACTGGTAGGGGATTCATGACCTGCCCATTCCTTTATAGAAAATGGAACCTTCTTGCTCCCATTATCTACCTGCTCCAACTAACTATCAAGTACATTAAGCTGAATTTAGTAGCCATTGGTCTCACCATGGTGTTCCCATATTTTCCTGCCTACAGCCTAGctttaaccctctcagcacgagaagccactatcatggctttcccataggacgcgagaagccacgatcgtggcttcaggtttaattccggcgggaaattcaaactgactactgtgaaatgggaaatttggcagagtctgccaatcaggatgcttgtatctttgaccaaccagaagggatgtagcatttgagccctgtttctgaggcctccagcgtgtgttttggcttcagttttctacaggtttatttagtaaatttagcagaaatggagacagtttggtggataattttgttggaggcttacaggagtgatgacagggaaatccttgagggacagcaaggcaaacacccagctgtttttgttgagatcaaatgagctgatatcaccgtgtctaatgagttctacatgcatgcttccttgttgtttttcttggggcataaggaggtccaggtcaggtcagaTAGGTCACTGgtccaaattgacattttatatactctgatacctgtttctctacccaagtcatagtaagtggatttatttgactccctgatatgtgtagaacatccagaaaaataatttgccatttagcacaaggcatattcattattttaatagtacaactacaggtgtggggaggggggcacaactgtttattggggtgaacatttgtttatcaacactgaacttatttgaaatcatgctttgatttttagtttttggtcattctaacagcataccagcattgtgtatgtatggttgagtatttctacatagtttcatgataaatgacacaaaaaactcagcccctagccaaatgttttcttttgtgaaactttttttgggagtgttgcaaatgtgtttttgagtggtttccacgacgattgctgtcctcagattgatggtacgatatttattttgcttgttttggaaaggccattctgtgagctttccagcaatatatagttttcctagtctactccttacataacagctgtaataataatacacaaaaagtactaattgacacctgtatagactggaattatatgtcgtatatggtatacaggaaaaaattttatgacgtgttgagagggttaagCTACTAATGATTGGTCTCATCTCAGTGTTCTTTTCTTGTGACCTCCAGGCACTTTGACGTCAAGGACAAGACAGCAGATGGCAAGAAAATTTTCAGCGTCCCagactttgttggtgatgcctgCAAAGCTGTTGCCTCCCGTGTCCGTGGTGCTGTTGCAGGTGTTCAGTTTGATGATTTCCACAAGGTACTataggtcagacatcgaagttagggctgcccattgacaagcatgttgaaatacactgaatgaaggcttcaaaaaagtactaacccatagttcaatctttaaaattcttctccaccagaaagtcacttgggtctagtttataagcattcaaagaaaacagagggttgtttggctcattctcggagaaaagctcgctctatgaaagaaacctcacctttgacccattttccctcctgatacaaccagtagcaccctataactaaaacctgtccttacaccagctgaactgctgaactgaacaaattttgacccaaacaggaaagcttagaccctacctgtctcttctaactcaaaaagtctccagattgggcaaaaattttcaaggaaaagaaggattttcaaggattttaagtcacacccaaatcgtcttcccattttttgccctctaccgcgcaacgcaactctgacgtc contains:
- the LOC118425505 gene encoding major vault protein-like isoform X4, translated to MTERKQGRFSGGNSEESIFRIPPFYYMHVLDQNLNVTRTEVGPKTYIRQDNEKVVLPPEKMITVPPRHYCVVENPVVRGEDGAPVYDTSGQVKLVHADLEIRLAQDPFPLFPGETLKQNVTALKVVSADTALRLRAVLDLEDQTGQKRVAGDEWLFEGPGTYIPRKEVVVDETVRATVILPNQAIKLRARKETEDRDGNHRVTGEEWVVKKVGAYLPGAYEEVVDVVNAYVLTEKKALHMRALRTFKDFKNQTRKSGEEWLITMQDTETHIPDVYEEVVGVINITTLSNREYAVIVDPVGEDGKPQLGQRKLVKGEKSFFLQPGETLEDGIQPMYILEEDEGLILKANEAFKDMDAQKDGVERKPGDRWMIRGPKEYVPPVEVTVVMKRKAIPLDENEGIYIRNIKTGKVRAVCGQTYMLDQDEESWAKQLPPAVESLLTQNLDPLADRSDRGPRPRPDQPRDKTKVVTFRVPHNAAVQIYDYKEKKARVIFGPELVLLGPDEQFTQLSLSGGKPKRPNVIKSLCLLLGPDFCTDIITIETADHARLQLQMSYNWHFDVKDKTADGKKIFSVPDFVGDACKAVASRVRGAVAGVQFDDFHKNSARIIRASVFGLDENNKVRDVFKFPQNNLVITSVDIQSVEPVDQRTRDSLQKSVTLAIEITTNSQEAAARHEAERVEQEAKGRLERQKIHDEAEAENSRRDLLELQAKSAAVESTGQAKAEAQSRAEAARIEGEAAVEQAKLKAQASKIEAESELERLTTAREAELKYLREQNDMEVAKLREMADIETQKFKNQVDAIGAQTIQSIALAGPELQVKLLKGLGLTSTLITDGSSPINLFNTAGGLIGAMGGETRGPISRRRHSDSSDE
- the LOC118425505 gene encoding major vault protein-like isoform X5, with amino-acid sequence MAQDPFPLFPGETLKQNVTALKVVSADTALRLRAVLDLEDQTGQKRVAGDEWLFEGPGTYIPRKEVVVDETVRATVILPNQAIKLRARKETEDRDGNHRVTGEEWVVKKVGAYLPGAYEEVVDVVNAYVLTEKKALHMRALRTFKDFKNQTRKSGEEWLITMQDTETHIPDVYEEVVGVINITTLSNREYAVIVDPVGEDGKPQLGQRKLVKGEKSFFLQPGETLEDGIQPMYILEEDEGLILKANEAFKDMDANDDEEAEEVSSEPGAKKTLQKDGVERKPGDRWMIRGPKEYVPPVEVTVVMKRKAIPLDENEGIYIRNIKTGKVRAVCGQTYMLDQDEESWAKQLPPAVESLLTQNLVLDSGRPAFGSMMNICPDLGEIQQEVQVQKQQRSQPRFRPAEVGMAVQAYSNVGIDPLADRSDRGPRPRPDQPRDKTKVVTFRVPHNAAVQIYDYKEKKARVIFGPELVLLGPDEQFTQLSLSGGKPKRPNVIKSLCLLLGPDFCTDIITIETADHARLQLQMSYNWHFDVKDKTADGKKIFSVPDFVGDACKAVASRVRGAVAGVQFDDFHKNSARIIRASVFGLDENNKVRDVFKFPQNNLVITSVDIQSVEPVDQRTRDSLQKSVTLAIEITTNSQEAAARHEAERVEQEAKGRLERQKIHDEAEAENSRRDLLELQAKSAAVESTGQAKAEAQSRAEAARIEGEAAVEQAKLKAQASKIEAESELERLTTAREAELKYLREQNDMEVAKLREMADIETQKFKNQVDAIGAQTIQSIALAGPELQVKLLKGLGLTSTLITDGSSPINLFNTAGGLIGAMGGETRGPISRRRHSDSSDE